In Listeria cossartiae subsp. cossartiae, one genomic interval encodes:
- a CDS encoding sugar phosphate isomerase/epimerase family protein has protein sequence MDMKEKIAVQLYSVRKEMERDLEGTLRKIHEIGFHYVQLDGMRGNDPAEVRRLLQKYELKVIGMHMKHDRFMNDLDGIIAEAYYFDCKTVFDKYIEEEDQTTAGYKATKAALINAAEKLHALGFRIGLHNPEYDFNECIEGRRVMDFITDPVNGICIYAEPDTYWIRAAGHDEVEFIKRYSGRAPIVHMKDFVSGFELEDMDNNLVEIGEGEVDFRAIMKWGETNGVEYYCIEQDRSKRDMFETLEASYHYLLHL, from the coding sequence ATGGATATGAAAGAAAAAATAGCGGTTCAACTTTATTCTGTACGAAAAGAAATGGAGCGCGATTTAGAAGGAACGCTCCGGAAAATTCACGAAATCGGCTTTCATTATGTGCAACTCGACGGCATGCGCGGCAATGACCCTGCGGAGGTACGCCGTTTACTGCAAAAATATGAGTTAAAAGTGATTGGTATGCACATGAAGCATGATCGTTTTATGAATGATTTAGACGGAATTATTGCAGAAGCGTATTACTTTGATTGTAAAACTGTTTTTGATAAATATATCGAAGAAGAGGACCAAACAACAGCGGGATACAAGGCAACAAAAGCTGCGTTAATTAATGCGGCAGAAAAGCTACACGCGCTTGGTTTTCGCATCGGCTTGCACAATCCGGAATATGATTTTAACGAATGTATTGAAGGGCGTAGAGTAATGGATTTTATTACGGATCCAGTTAATGGCATTTGTATTTATGCCGAACCAGATACTTATTGGATAAGAGCGGCTGGACATGATGAAGTTGAATTTATCAAGCGTTACAGTGGTCGCGCGCCGATTGTTCATATGAAAGATTTTGTGAGTGGTTTCGAACTAGAAGATATGGACAATAACCTTGTCGAAATCGGGGAAGGCGAAGTGGATTTCCGCGCTATTATGAAATGGGGCGAAACAAACGGCGTCGAATACTACTGCATCGAGCAAGATAGATCCAAACGCGATATGTTCGAAACACTAGAAGCTAGCTATCACTACTTATTACATCTATAA
- a CDS encoding collagen binding domain-containing protein, giving the protein MKKRWLIFAILFLIASGFLSPKAEAATDYGSSFFTNVALQNQNGVPATNFKENSRVRVAYDFVITQPVTSGETMTLTIPNQLKLINFGGFPVDDAAGNTIANATIDPTTGTITLTFTDYVNTHTDLSGSLFYNATFNSKNIQTDQVNPILFPVKNTTETINAFIGKVNTGGGTGSPTIVFKQGRMDDKDNSILHWTVTLNNALTPIDNAIYTDTLGSGQNLIGSATIKYRDANKKVIKTNIQPITLDPDRNFELSIGTLNNQSIVITYDTKITTKQKSYTNKATLSGDNLDPVSRNATVNDYSSGGQGSGTAPPVKEEPPFIPAEKQPIEKTVETDFGPLEVVKDSEQNGKIKVIYKVKSGDTLPGVAKKFDVTVSEIKDWNNLTSDTLQTGQKLQLTIEKTLLSKITVPPVQKVTSTTRVDGVVNDGATGTLPHTGDTNPFIPFVTGLGLIALGFTFGRRN; this is encoded by the coding sequence ATGAAAAAAAGATGGCTGATTTTTGCAATTCTATTTTTAATTGCAAGTGGATTTTTAAGTCCAAAAGCAGAAGCTGCAACAGATTATGGGAGCAGTTTCTTTACAAATGTAGCTTTACAAAATCAAAACGGGGTACCAGCAACCAATTTTAAAGAAAATAGTAGGGTGCGAGTGGCATATGATTTTGTGATTACACAGCCAGTTACAAGCGGAGAAACCATGACATTAACCATCCCCAACCAGCTGAAATTGATTAATTTTGGTGGATTTCCTGTAGATGATGCTGCGGGAAATACTATCGCCAACGCAACGATTGATCCAACAACGGGAACCATCACCTTGACTTTTACCGATTACGTTAATACACATACAGATTTAAGTGGCAGCCTTTTTTACAACGCAACGTTTAACAGCAAAAATATTCAAACAGATCAAGTGAATCCGATTCTTTTTCCTGTGAAAAATACGACCGAAACGATAAATGCTTTTATTGGCAAAGTGAATACTGGTGGCGGAACAGGTTCGCCGACAATCGTTTTTAAACAAGGGCGAATGGATGACAAAGACAACAGTATTTTGCATTGGACTGTTACTTTAAATAATGCTTTAACGCCGATTGATAATGCGATTTATACGGATACACTCGGTTCAGGTCAAAATCTGATTGGTAGTGCAACAATCAAATACCGCGATGCCAATAAAAAAGTCATCAAGACAAATATCCAACCGATTACACTGGACCCTGACCGCAATTTTGAACTATCAATAGGAACATTAAACAATCAATCTATCGTCATTACTTACGATACGAAAATTACGACAAAACAAAAGAGCTATACGAATAAAGCAACTCTTTCTGGTGACAATTTAGATCCCGTTTCGAGAAATGCAACGGTTAATGATTACAGCAGCGGCGGACAAGGATCAGGAACTGCACCGCCAGTCAAAGAAGAACCGCCATTCATTCCAGCCGAAAAGCAACCGATTGAAAAAACAGTCGAAACAGACTTTGGCCCACTGGAAGTTGTCAAAGATTCCGAACAAAATGGCAAAATCAAAGTTATTTACAAAGTGAAAAGTGGCGATACATTACCCGGCGTAGCGAAAAAATTCGATGTCACCGTTTCAGAAATAAAAGACTGGAATAATCTTACATCTGACACATTACAAACAGGGCAAAAACTGCAATTAACGATTGAAAAAACATTGCTATCAAAAATCACTGTCCCACCAGTGCAAAAAGTGACAAGCACAACGAGAGTAGATGGGGTAGTGAACGATGGTGCGACAGGTACGTTGCCGCATACAGGGGACACCAACCCGTTCATTCCGTTTGTGACGGGGTTAGGCTTGATTGCACTTGGTTTTACATTTGGACGTAGAAATTAG
- a CDS encoding PH domain-containing protein, with product MELENLEKKLPEKIKTVWRQTEGIAVLVFLICSVAAAIILYYAEVSVWWSAIGFGLTAIYAVFIYLFIIPFRFARWSYQIKPDEMEIQHGIIFRSRVLIPMIRIQHVETEQGPLLRRQKLVSLSITTAARTHKIEAVNESESDELRHHILELVKVAKEDV from the coding sequence ATGGAACTTGAAAATTTAGAAAAGAAATTACCGGAGAAAATTAAAACAGTTTGGCGGCAAACAGAGGGAATTGCGGTCCTTGTTTTTCTGATTTGTTCGGTTGCAGCAGCGATTATTTTGTATTATGCAGAAGTTTCGGTTTGGTGGAGCGCGATTGGCTTTGGTTTGACCGCTATCTATGCTGTATTTATCTACTTATTCATTATTCCGTTTCGTTTTGCACGTTGGAGCTATCAGATTAAACCAGACGAAATGGAAATTCAACACGGTATCATTTTTAGAAGTCGTGTCTTAATTCCGATGATTCGCATTCAACACGTGGAAACAGAGCAAGGCCCACTACTTAGAAGACAAAAATTAGTTTCCTTATCAATTACAACTGCCGCAAGAACGCATAAAATTGAAGCGGTAAACGAGTCGGAGTCGGATGAACTTAGACATCATATTCTTGAACTTGTGAAGGTGGCGAAAGAAGATGTTTGA
- a CDS encoding PH domain-containing protein → MFEERRLHPIALIKEIITNVRRNIVPIVVGLFSVFRAINSNGYLPNWAVYLIIVIVILLILTPAILKYITYKYMLEDQGIRIKYGLIFRKNTYIPYERIQTVQKKQWFFFIPFNVCQVLIETAGGKGKAEADLVAVPVGVVDELKDLRDGKKAAIQEVTPKTEEPAVEAVEAPEKTVMLQTKQLILMAVTSGGVFGTLIIVLAFMQQFREVIPTDWMEAQAEQLWKMGIIVLIVLIVLILLVLWGISIVTTLFKYFQFKLMKYPHSLVVEKGLLERNHTTISLARIQGITIIESPLRQMLGLVAVKVITAGNSGDEKQSGDILLLPIMKKELALQTLNEMLPDYLFEMETMERAPKTSLRRFLRIYLIWTIIPAALASILFFPLGLISIILPVLAGVKAVASYRATGVFTDKQTLLVQSRPIFSKLTHIIRKERIQGLRLRQSIWMEKAESRHLNVWLKSGSTSAEAYVRYLHQDQAIAIYNWYSPSKTTN, encoded by the coding sequence ATGTTTGAAGAAAGACGCCTCCATCCAATTGCCCTCATTAAAGAAATAATTACGAACGTAAGACGCAATATCGTCCCAATCGTTGTCGGATTATTTTCGGTTTTCCGAGCAATTAATAGCAATGGCTACTTACCAAACTGGGCTGTTTACTTGATTATTGTAATCGTTATTTTGCTCATTTTAACCCCAGCCATCTTAAAATACATTACATATAAATACATGCTAGAAGACCAAGGGATTCGCATTAAATACGGTTTGATTTTCCGGAAAAACACTTACATACCATACGAACGCATTCAAACCGTCCAAAAAAAGCAATGGTTTTTCTTCATTCCGTTTAATGTCTGCCAAGTTTTAATTGAAACAGCAGGCGGAAAAGGAAAAGCAGAAGCCGACCTAGTTGCTGTTCCTGTAGGCGTAGTCGATGAACTAAAAGACTTACGCGACGGTAAAAAAGCGGCCATTCAAGAAGTCACACCAAAAACCGAGGAACCAGCTGTAGAAGCAGTCGAAGCGCCAGAAAAAACAGTCATGCTTCAAACAAAACAACTGATTTTAATGGCAGTCACATCTGGCGGCGTTTTCGGGACACTTATAATCGTCCTTGCGTTCATGCAACAATTCCGTGAAGTCATCCCGACCGACTGGATGGAAGCGCAAGCCGAACAACTCTGGAAAATGGGCATCATCGTGCTCATCGTTTTAATCGTCCTCATTCTTTTAGTATTGTGGGGCATTTCGATTGTGACGACCTTGTTCAAATATTTCCAGTTCAAATTGATGAAATATCCCCATTCACTTGTAGTGGAAAAAGGGCTGTTAGAACGCAATCACACAACAATTTCATTAGCGCGTATTCAAGGGATTACGATCATCGAATCCCCATTACGACAAATGCTCGGTTTAGTTGCGGTCAAAGTTATAACTGCTGGAAACTCAGGCGATGAAAAACAATCCGGCGACATTTTACTCTTACCAATTATGAAAAAAGAGTTAGCCCTACAAACCTTAAATGAAATGCTACCAGATTATTTATTTGAAATGGAAACAATGGAGCGCGCACCAAAAACCAGTTTGCGCAGATTTTTGCGAATTTACTTAATCTGGACAATCATCCCGGCCGCTCTTGCCAGTATATTATTTTTCCCACTCGGCTTAATCAGCATCATTTTGCCAGTTTTAGCGGGAGTAAAAGCAGTAGCCAGCTACCGCGCGACAGGTGTTTTCACGGATAAGCAAACACTTCTCGTCCAGTCGCGACCGATTTTTTCCAAATTAACGCACATCATCCGCAAAGAGCGAATCCAAGGCTTGCGATTAAGACAGAGCATTTGGATGGAAAAAGCTGAATCCAGGCACTTAAACGTTTGGCTTAAATCAGGAAGTACGAGCGCGGAGGCCTATGTTCGCTATCTACACCAAGACCAAGCCATCGCCATCTACAACTGGTACAGCCCATCCAAAACAACTAATTAA
- the hemG gene encoding protoporphyrinogen oxidase, translating into MKHIVIIGGGLSGLAAAYELQKTHPNYTWELVEKDEKLGGKFETVKRDGFLIEKGPDSFLARKPAGVGLVKDLGLEDKLIANATGRSYIYHQKALHPIPEGSVMGIPTDKQALLASTLVSEIGKARALQEPTIEPNNQPNDQALGDFFEARFGKELVKTIIEPLLSGIYAGDIYKMSLRATFPQFEQTVKKYGNLMDGLKASGMQTTGTKATVGAFRTLEGGLSALPKAIADALPPENLHTAKQATAITKKNRSYEISFADGAKMTADGVIIAATHDALIHLLAKTTTEPFAGQPLTTLATVSLAYNENDVPILPDGTGYLVARTAPYKTTACTWVQKKWPHMVPKDKMLLRGFVGKAGETWLEQASDEAIVTAVLSDYAEIMDLHAAPLFYEVSRMKSAMPQYLVNHQDRLKQLKKNIKADYPGVYFAGMSYEGVGIPDCIAGAQTAVTALADYLEEV; encoded by the coding sequence GTGAAACATATAGTCATTATCGGAGGCGGCCTATCGGGGCTTGCAGCAGCGTATGAACTACAAAAAACACATCCGAATTATACTTGGGAATTAGTCGAAAAAGACGAAAAATTAGGCGGGAAATTTGAAACAGTAAAGCGCGACGGATTTTTAATTGAAAAAGGGCCGGATTCCTTTTTAGCTAGAAAGCCAGCTGGGGTGGGCTTAGTGAAGGATTTAGGACTCGAAGATAAACTAATTGCTAACGCGACGGGCAGGTCGTACATTTATCATCAAAAAGCGCTCCATCCAATTCCAGAGGGCTCAGTAATGGGAATCCCAACCGACAAACAAGCCTTGCTCGCAAGCACACTCGTATCGGAAATTGGCAAAGCGCGGGCACTGCAAGAACCAACGATCGAACCAAACAATCAACCAAATGACCAAGCACTAGGTGATTTTTTTGAAGCACGTTTCGGCAAAGAATTAGTGAAAACAATCATCGAACCGCTGTTATCCGGAATTTACGCCGGCGATATTTATAAAATGAGTTTACGCGCCACTTTTCCACAATTTGAACAGACGGTTAAAAAGTATGGCAATCTCATGGACGGCTTGAAAGCGAGCGGTATGCAGACGACGGGCACAAAGGCAACGGTTGGCGCTTTTCGAACGTTAGAAGGTGGACTTTCCGCATTGCCAAAAGCGATTGCGGACGCGCTGCCACCAGAAAACTTGCACACAGCGAAACAAGCAACGGCCATCACGAAAAAGAATCGCTCCTATGAAATTTCCTTCGCTGATGGAGCTAAGATGACCGCAGATGGCGTGATTATTGCCGCTACCCATGATGCGTTAATTCATTTATTAGCCAAAACAACAACCGAACCATTTGCGGGACAACCTTTAACGACACTTGCAACTGTTTCGCTCGCATACAACGAAAACGATGTGCCGATTTTGCCAGATGGAACGGGCTACTTAGTTGCTAGAACCGCGCCATATAAAACAACAGCCTGTACATGGGTTCAGAAAAAATGGCCGCACATGGTGCCGAAAGATAAAATGTTATTACGCGGTTTTGTAGGTAAAGCTGGTGAAACATGGTTAGAACAAGCAAGCGATGAAGCCATCGTCACGGCTGTTCTGTCGGATTATGCGGAAATAATGGACCTCCATGCCGCGCCACTTTTTTATGAAGTGAGCCGAATGAAATCAGCGATGCCGCAATACTTAGTCAACCATCAAGACCGTTTAAAACAATTGAAAAAGAACATAAAAGCAGATTATCCGGGCGTTTATTTTGCCGGAATGAGCTACGAAGGCGTTGGAATCCCAGACTGTATCGCGGGAGCACAAACGGCTGTTACTGCATTAGCAGACTACTTGGAAGAGGTGTAA
- the acpS gene encoding holo-ACP synthase: MIKGIGLDMIDLDRVKQVVEKNPRFIERVLTEKEIKQFEKYEGGRKIEFLAGRFAAKEAYAKANGTGFGKHLSFTDVEILQVEDGRPHVTLPAKPGENVFVSITHTARSAAAQVIIEI; the protein is encoded by the coding sequence ATGATTAAAGGAATCGGACTAGATATGATTGATTTAGATCGCGTAAAACAAGTGGTGGAGAAGAATCCACGTTTTATCGAGCGCGTTTTAACCGAAAAAGAAATTAAGCAATTTGAAAAATACGAAGGTGGGCGCAAAATCGAATTTTTAGCTGGTCGTTTTGCTGCCAAAGAAGCGTATGCCAAAGCAAACGGAACTGGTTTCGGGAAACATTTAAGTTTTACGGATGTGGAGATTTTGCAAGTAGAAGATGGGCGACCGCACGTTACTTTGCCAGCAAAACCGGGTGAAAATGTTTTTGTAAGCATTACCCACACAGCTAGATCAGCCGCAGCGCAAGTGATAATTGAAATATAG
- the alr gene encoding alanine racemase — protein sequence MVTGWHRPTWIEIDRAAIRENIKNEQKQLPENVALWAVVKANAYGHGIIEVAKTAKEAGAKGFCVAILDEALALREAGFQDDFILVLGATKKEDANLAAKNQIALTVFREDWLDDLVLEAPLRIHLKVDSGMGRLGIRSTEEAQRIETKIARNKELELEGIYTHFATADQLETSYFEQQLANFTAILTSLATRPAIVHTANSAASLLQPQIGFDAIRFGISMYGLTPSPEIKTSLPFELKPALALYTEMVHVKELAPGDSVSYGATYTATEREWVATLPIGYADGLIRHYSGFHVLVDGQLAPIIGRVCMDQTIIKLPHEFQTGSKVTIIGVDHGNTITADDAAEYLDTINYEVTCLLTERIPRKYIH from the coding sequence ATGGTGACAGGCTGGCATCGTCCGACATGGATTGAAATAGACCGCGCGGCAATTCGCGAAAATATAAAAAATGAACAAAAGCAACTACCGGAAAATGTCGCTTTATGGGCCGTCGTGAAAGCTAATGCTTATGGTCACGGTATTATTGAAGTAGCCAAAACCGCGAAAGAAGCAGGCGCTAAGGGGTTTTGTGTTGCAATTTTAGATGAGGCGCTTGCCCTGAGAGAAGCTGGCTTTCAAGACGATTTTATTCTCGTACTCGGTGCAACAAAAAAAGAAGATGCAAACCTCGCAGCGAAAAATCAAATTGCACTCACTGTTTTCCGCGAAGACTGGCTGGATGACCTCGTATTAGAAGCGCCACTTAGGATTCATTTGAAAGTAGACAGTGGCATGGGGCGCCTTGGGATTCGCAGTACGGAAGAAGCGCAACGCATCGAAACGAAGATAGCGAGAAATAAAGAGCTTGAACTAGAAGGCATCTACACGCATTTTGCGACAGCAGACCAATTAGAAACAAGTTATTTCGAACAACAATTGGCAAACTTTACGGCAATTTTAACAAGTTTAGCAACACGTCCAGCCATCGTTCATACTGCCAATTCAGCCGCTTCATTACTACAGCCACAAATTGGGTTTGATGCGATTCGCTTTGGGATTTCGATGTATGGTTTAACACCTTCACCGGAAATTAAAACTAGTTTGCCATTCGAGTTAAAACCAGCATTAGCACTTTATACTGAAATGGTGCACGTGAAAGAACTCGCGCCAGGCGATAGTGTCAGCTACGGCGCAACCTATACGGCGACAGAAAGAGAATGGGTTGCTACTTTACCAATTGGCTATGCAGACGGACTTATCCGCCATTATAGTGGCTTTCACGTTTTAGTAGACGGACAACTAGCGCCCATCATCGGAAGAGTTTGCATGGACCAAACAATCATCAAACTACCGCACGAATTTCAAACTGGTTCAAAAGTAACGATAATTGGTGTGGATCATGGAAACACGATAACAGCAGATGATGCAGCAGAATACTTAGATACCATTAATTATGAAGTTACTTGTTTGTTAACCGAAAGAATACCAAGGAAATACATCCATTAG
- a CDS encoding CopG family ribbon-helix-helix protein, with protein sequence MLEKEKRMIISVELTQEMVQELDVVVEKEKMGRSEVIMEATQQFLQEKRARELRDEMERGYAEMATINFAIACECTHVEAEAEDRNISILGG encoded by the coding sequence GTGTTAGAGAAAGAAAAGCGGATGATAATATCCGTAGAACTGACACAGGAAATGGTACAAGAACTCGACGTAGTTGTAGAAAAAGAAAAAATGGGGCGGAGTGAAGTTATAATGGAAGCAACGCAACAATTTTTACAGGAGAAAAGGGCTCGCGAATTAAGAGACGAGATGGAACGCGGTTATGCAGAAATGGCGACAATTAATTTCGCTATCGCATGCGAGTGTACCCATGTCGAAGCAGAGGCAGAAGACAGGAATATTAGTATTTTAGGAGGTTAA
- a CDS encoding type II toxin-antitoxin system PemK/MazF family toxin gives MMVKRGDVYYADLSPVVGSEQGGIRPVLIIQNDIGNRFSPTVIVAAITAKIQKAKLPTHVEATRKDGFERDSVILLEQIRTIDKQRLTDKITHLDEELMAKVNKALEVSLGVVEF, from the coding sequence CTGATGGTGAAGCGTGGTGACGTATACTACGCGGACCTTTCCCCCGTGGTCGGAAGCGAGCAAGGGGGAATACGGCCTGTTCTCATCATTCAAAATGATATTGGTAATAGATTCAGTCCAACTGTGATCGTGGCAGCAATAACTGCAAAAATTCAAAAAGCGAAGTTGCCAACACACGTGGAAGCTACTCGTAAAGATGGCTTTGAAAGAGACTCTGTCATTCTTTTGGAACAAATTAGAACGATTGACAAACAGCGCCTGACAGATAAAATTACACATTTGGACGAAGAGTTAATGGCCAAGGTAAACAAGGCACTTGAGGTCAGTCTAGGAGTAGTAGAATTTTAA
- a CDS encoding RsbT co-antagonist protein RsbRA: MYKDFANFIRTNKADLLNNWMNEMEKQSDRLINDIAKEAMYEETSKEFVDLIVSNVTENGSKFNEKLDDFAEKVVHLGWPIHFVTTGLRVFGLLVYTAMRDEDLFLKREEKPEDDAYYRFETWLSSMYNKVVTAYADTWEKTVSIQKSALQELSAPLLPIFEKISVMPLIGTIDTERAKLIIENLLIGVVKNRSEVVLIDITGVPVVDTMVAHHIIQASEAVRLVGCQAMLVGIRPEIAQTIVNLGIELDQIITTNTMKKGMERALALTNREIVEKEG, translated from the coding sequence ATGTATAAAGATTTTGCAAACTTCATCCGTACAAATAAAGCAGACTTACTGAACAACTGGATGAATGAAATGGAGAAACAATCAGATCGATTAATCAATGACATCGCCAAAGAAGCAATGTATGAAGAAACCAGCAAAGAATTTGTTGATTTAATTGTTTCGAATGTTACTGAAAACGGCTCTAAATTCAATGAAAAACTAGATGATTTTGCAGAAAAAGTGGTCCACTTAGGTTGGCCAATCCATTTTGTCACCACAGGCCTACGCGTGTTTGGGCTTTTAGTATATACAGCAATGAGAGATGAAGATTTATTCTTAAAAAGAGAAGAAAAACCAGAAGACGATGCCTATTATCGCTTTGAAACATGGCTTTCCTCCATGTATAACAAAGTGGTCACTGCCTACGCGGATACGTGGGAAAAGACAGTTTCTATCCAAAAAAGCGCACTACAGGAATTATCCGCACCACTTTTGCCAATATTTGAAAAAATTTCTGTAATGCCTCTAATTGGAACGATTGACACAGAAAGAGCGAAGTTAATCATAGAAAACTTGTTAATAGGTGTTGTAAAAAATCGGTCAGAAGTGGTTTTGATTGATATTACGGGAGTTCCTGTTGTTGATACAATGGTTGCGCACCATATCATTCAAGCGTCCGAAGCAGTTAGACTTGTCGGCTGTCAGGCAATGCTTGTAGGTATTAGACCAGAAATCGCGCAAACCATCGTGAACTTGGGAATTGAATTAGATCAAATTATCACGACCAACACAATGAAAAAAGGCATGGAGCGTGCGCTAGCCTTGACGAACAGAGAGATAGTAGAAAAAGAGGGGTGA
- a CDS encoding STAS domain-containing protein, giving the protein MGIPILKLGECLLISIQSELDDHTAVEFQEDLLAKIHETSARGVVIDITSIDFIDSFIAKILGDVVSMSKLMGAKVVVTGIQPAVAITLIELGITFSGVLSAMDLESGLEKLKQELGE; this is encoded by the coding sequence GTGGGGATACCAATCTTAAAGTTAGGTGAATGTTTGTTAATTTCTATCCAGAGTGAATTAGATGATCATACTGCGGTAGAATTCCAGGAGGATTTACTTGCAAAAATCCATGAAACGTCGGCCAGAGGAGTAGTCATTGATATAACTTCCATCGATTTTATTGATTCCTTTATTGCAAAAATTCTTGGAGACGTAGTAAGTATGTCTAAACTGATGGGTGCAAAAGTGGTTGTAACTGGGATACAGCCAGCAGTTGCGATTACACTAATTGAACTCGGAATTACGTTTAGTGGAGTGCTTTCGGCGATGGACCTTGAAAGTGGTCTGGAAAAACTTAAACAGGAATTGGGGGAATGA
- a CDS encoding anti-sigma regulatory factor yields the protein MTFQSCVKIINEWDIVAARQLGRKISKEIGFGTVDQARITTAISELARNIFLYAGRGEICIEKVSESGKQGMIIVAKDKGPGIVDIRKVMQDGYTTSGGLGAGLPGVKRLMDSFDIESSIEGDSKGTVITTTKWVR from the coding sequence ATGACATTCCAATCCTGTGTAAAGATAATTAATGAATGGGACATTGTAGCTGCAAGGCAACTAGGTAGAAAAATCTCCAAAGAAATTGGCTTTGGAACAGTTGACCAAGCAAGAATTACAACAGCCATCAGTGAATTAGCAAGAAATATTTTCCTTTATGCTGGACGAGGAGAAATCTGCATCGAGAAAGTAAGCGAATCAGGCAAACAAGGTATGATTATTGTAGCCAAAGATAAAGGCCCAGGAATTGTAGACATTAGAAAAGTAATGCAAGACGGCTACACAACATCAGGCGGTCTTGGAGCAGGTCTCCCAGGAGTCAAACGTTTAATGGACAGTTTTGATATTGAATCCAGTATTGAAGGCGATTCTAAAGGAACGGTAATTACAACAACGAAATGGGTTCGGTAA
- a CDS encoding PP2C family protein-serine/threonine phosphatase has product MEKAFEGKYRDILIQYLEHQDEEILYTCEKLSREAMEERVSPEEIVHLHRSVLELYGKQLPDFVRLSFDVLLEMMVGYGLAYMEHLSLRTEQKELRSEIAQAEDMQKTLMKTEVPEHDELDFGVISVAARQMSGDYYSFTEEGDKQIGIALADVIGKGIPAAFSISMIKYALAGMTGDDRKPSIVLESLNQVAEENINDNMFITMFYGLYHEDTHLFEYGSAGHELGLYYQHKENTFSDLYAKGLPLGVDKNAVYRQFDKKIEVGDAVFIMSDGVTETRTANGFIEREELTEIIAAHISLSAEKMVHAIYDQLVKMQNFELHDDFTLICIKRTK; this is encoded by the coding sequence ATGGAAAAAGCTTTTGAGGGAAAATACCGTGATATTCTTATTCAATATTTAGAACATCAAGATGAAGAAATTCTTTATACTTGCGAAAAATTATCCAGAGAAGCTATGGAAGAGCGAGTATCACCAGAAGAAATTGTCCATTTGCATCGCTCGGTTCTTGAACTTTACGGAAAACAGTTGCCGGACTTTGTACGATTATCATTTGATGTACTACTTGAAATGATGGTAGGCTACGGCTTAGCTTATATGGAACATCTTAGTCTAAGAACCGAGCAAAAAGAATTACGTAGTGAAATCGCTCAAGCGGAAGATATGCAAAAAACGTTAATGAAAACAGAAGTACCAGAACACGATGAACTGGATTTTGGCGTTATCAGTGTCGCAGCTAGACAAATGAGCGGTGACTACTATAGCTTTACAGAAGAAGGTGACAAACAAATCGGTATCGCTCTGGCGGATGTTATTGGGAAAGGAATTCCAGCTGCATTTAGTATTTCGATGATCAAATATGCATTAGCTGGGATGACTGGAGACGATAGAAAACCATCTATTGTACTCGAATCGCTGAACCAAGTAGCAGAAGAAAACATTAACGACAATATGTTTATTACGATGTTTTACGGGCTTTATCACGAAGATACACATTTGTTTGAATACGGTTCAGCCGGACATGAGCTGGGCTTGTATTACCAACATAAAGAAAACACTTTTTCTGATTTATATGCCAAAGGTTTACCGCTTGGTGTGGATAAAAACGCCGTCTATCGTCAATTTGATAAGAAAATTGAAGTGGGCGATGCCGTATTTATTATGTCGGATGGTGTAACAGAAACAAGAACGGCTAATGGCTTTATTGAACGAGAAGAGTTAACAGAAATTATAGCAGCGCATATTTCATTATCAGCTGAAAAAATGGTACATGCGATTTATGATCAATTAGTCAAAATGCAAAACTTTGAGCTGCATGATGACTTTACGCTTATTTGTATCAAACGAACTAAATAA